The following are from one region of the Ptychodera flava strain L36383 chromosome 15, AS_Pfla_20210202, whole genome shotgun sequence genome:
- the LOC139152134 gene encoding monocarboxylate transporter 13-like, protein MSVKTVLKICWKDHPDGPPEWWRYVIVFCNIFVTLFCIGLNYGMWILIEELQVFFNDYHAAGRDEVDTKWIVYINIFMVGITGPVASFSANKYGHRITAFAGAALSTFGLFVSGFTKSIGFLCFSYGILTGIGYGLILVPSLGLLPRYFPRRYTITNAICFIGIALSIFFFPPLFRGVHARYGRRSVFFILACLNAQLLVVTMLLRNKNQTGNPSASTPLNSNAVAPANNDDGNESRFSRLVKGLDFALIHDSPPFCMIAISMFFIGIGHNIVILHLVPHARAMDYSETQAQWFLTACGIFMIAGAITHGLLSIGLHFKARVTMYGFSMAGVALVALLSSLPESFAGHFALASLIGFLTGIYFPLIIVLIKHFIRDGWRLTAALGLALPLFGLGALIGLPVGDALNEGFDNYNSSYFFAGVALAISAFGVILTPYLRDRQRRMLHISDTAMEAEDEVDAAPPAAVYEVADQSQMYEAVDNSSTADPGENPSNGQAGSSEKPSSGDNNGALQEKSESEKVEDDTKF, encoded by the exons ATGTCTGTGAAAACTGTTCTCAAGATTTGTTGGAAGGATCACCCAGATGGACCCCCAGAATGGTGGAGATATGTCATTGTCTTCTGTaacatttttgttactttattctGTATTGGTTTGAACTATGGCATGTGGATTCTGATTGAAGAGCTACAAGTGTTTTTCAATGACTATCATGCAGCAGGACGAGATGAAGTGGACACAAAATGGATAGTTTATATTAATATATTTATGGTCGGCATCACAG GACCTGTTGCTAGCTTTTCAGCCAACAAGTATGGCCATCGCATCACAGCATTTGCTGGTGCTGCATTGTCAACTTTTGGTCTTTTTGTTTCTGGTTTTACCAAAAGTATTGGATTCCTATGTTTTAGCTATGGTATTCTGACAG GAATTGGATATGGACTGATACTAGTTCCAAGTCTTGGACTCTTGCCAAGATACTTTCCCAGAAGATACACAATCACCAATGCCATTTGTTTTATTGGAATTGCCCTCAGCATTTTTTTCTTCCCACCATTGTTCCGAGGTGTTCATGCCCGCTATGGTCGTCGGTCAGTTTTCTTCATCCTAGCATGTCTGAATGCCCAGCTGCTGGTTGTGACCATGTTGCTACGCAACAAGAATCAAACTGGGAATCCCTCAGCATCAACACCGCTGAACAGCAACGCAGTAGCACCAGCAAATAATGACGATGGAAACGAAAGTCGTTTTAGCAGACTTGTGAAGGGTTTGGATTTTGCCCTCATTCATGACAGCCCACCATTTTGCATGATTGCAATCAGCATGTTTTTCATTGGAATTGGACATAACATTGTAATACTTCATCTTGTGCCCCATGCTAGAGCTATGGATTACTCTGAGACTCAGGCACAATGGTTTCTTACAGCTTGTGGTATCTTCATGATTGCTGGAGCAATAACACATGGATTGCTGTCCATTGGTCTTCATTTCAAAGCCAGAGTAACAATGTATGGTTTCTCAATGGCAGGAGTAGCACTTGTAGCCCTCTTGAGCTCATTACCAGAGAGCTTTGCAGGTCACTTTGCACTTGCATCTCTGATTGGATTCCTGACTGGTATCTATTTCCCATTGATTATTGTCCTCATCAAGCATTTCATCCGTGATGGTTGGAGGCTGACTGCAGCCCTTGGTCTAGCATTGCCTCTGTTTGGTCTTGGAGCATTGATTGGATTACCTGTTGGAG ATGCATTAAATGAAGGTTTTGACAACTACAACAGTTCCTATTTCTTTGCTGGAGTAGCTCTTGCTATCTCTGCATTTGGTGTGATTTTAACACCATACCTGAGGGACAGACAAAGACGAATGCTGCATATCTCAGATACAGCAATGGAAGCTGAAGATGAGGTTGATGCTGCACCACCAGCAGCTGTGTATGAAGTTGCTGACCAATCACAAATGTATGAAGCGGTTGATAATTCATCAACTGCTGACCCTGGAGAGAATCCATCCAATGGACAAGCTGGCTCAAGTGAAAAGCCGTCCAGTGGAGATAATAATGGTGCATTACAGGAGAAATCTGAATCAGAAAAAGTGGAAGATGATACTAAATTTTAA